A genome region from Mercenaria mercenaria strain notata chromosome 11, MADL_Memer_1, whole genome shotgun sequence includes the following:
- the LOC123555002 gene encoding uncharacterized protein LOC123555002, translating to MEYPGPYCKSAGITNCQVLEKKLPKTDKVTNGLVLELFNFTKNRKWSLNEFVQVLGQINYDFCNANISSVSSKINKVSGQKKSLSHKKKVKGVKNVDDLLGRLFVPPSFNKNKSEDPETLNVIKQCLDPLKQIEIQTDISPSAESLKKKETKNGVSPCPEPLKEIETQNVSPYPSPIKLKETETQNVPFPHPSPITETETQTLQSTENISHMPTPDPLKAMNQIKYEISKQQKQLNVLKSLVQNDKQY from the coding sequence ATGGAATATCCAGGCCCATACTGCAAATCTGCTGGCATAACTAACTgtcaagttttagaaaaaaaattgccaaaaacTGACAAAGTCACAAATGGTCTAGTGCTTgaattatttaattttaccaaGAATAGAAAGTGGTCACTAAATGAATTTGTGCAAGTTCTTGGACAGATTAACTATGATTTCTGTAATGCAAATATTTCTTCGGTATCatccaaaataaataaagtcaGTGGACAAAAAAAATCACTCTCGCACAAGAAGAAAGTTAAAGGCGTAAAAAATGTGGACGACTTGCTGGGGCGATTGTTCGTACCACCATCtttcaataaaaacaaaagtgaAGATCCAGAGACTTTGAATGTGATCAAGCAGTGCCTAGATCCCTTGAAACAGATAGAGATTCAGACTGATATATCCCCAAGCGCAGAATCcctgaaaaagaaagaaactaaAAATGGTGTTTCCCCATGTCCTGAACCTTTAAAAGAGATAGAGACTCAGAATGTGTCCCCTTATCCAAGTCCCATCAAATTGAAAGAGACAGAGACTCAAAATGTACCTTTCCCACATCCCAGTCCCATCACAGAGACAGAGACTCAAACCTTACAATCTACTGAGAATATATCTCATATGCCAACACCAGATCCTTTGAAAGCTATGAATCAAATTAAGTATGAAATTTCAAAGCAACAAAAACAATTGAATGTGCTCAAAAGTCTTGTGCAGAATGACAAGCAGTACtaa